TTAATCGGATTTTTTATTAATGTTTGTATTGAGAACTTATAATAATTCGTTGCATGGAAGCTGCACACATGCACATATACACTGCAATAGCAGAATAGGCTGCCGGAGTCGTTGGATCCCCATTCCAACAGGCAGAGAGAGGTTACAAGTCCTCGCACGAGAACACCTGGAGAAGATTTTGGCAAACGTCTCGTTCGAATCATTTTTCCTCCCTCACAAAAATTACTCAGGACCGGTTTACATTCGCAAGCCACAGTTTGAATGATTTTAAATCGAAAGCGAACATTTGGGCTCATGCAAGTGTGTGTCCGTCAACGCTAAGTGAGTTTATATTGCATGATTCTCATATATGAGCGTTTTTGTTGGGAATGTAcgagtgaagttagaagtcaTTAATTTACTTCATAAACTTACCCGTGTTGTGTTTTCTGAGTAATATTTTTAGATGGTTCTTGGCGAATTGGTAAAAGTTTTTGTTGCAGCATTTTTAGAATTTCCGACCAACACTCATTAGCATCTTGCTGCCTGTACGTGCCATTTTCTCCGGTCTGTGCAAATTGGGGGGATGCCCGGTGTAACGCCTGCAGCAGTACAATTGGAGTGACTGTTGCCCCCTTATCCATctgagcaaaaacagatttcATTCCTGATGATATAGAAAAAGCTGTTGAGAGGGTGTCAGACCCCTCATTGGTAAAATTGCTTAGCGCATCACGAAGCTCAGGAACTGCTTTTAAGCATTGAATAGTGGCATTCATATAGCAGGTATTTCCAAGGTTTGTTAAACCGGCTGGTAGGCGCAtctataatttaattttaaataaaaagcTGTAAGGACATGTAATGATTTCAGAAATACGCACTGCAGTCGCGGTTTCTGCTTCATTCATGTCTTCAATAAACTTAATTGGTGTTGTGGGTACTTCTGGTACATCTTCTTTGCTACCCAATAATAACACGACAGCGCCCTACAAAATAAACATTGTGAATTGTAAGAATCATACTTCAAATTGCAACTTACATCTTTTAACTGCAAGTTCCATTGCTCATTCTTAAGTATGCCACCTTTGCACATAACTTTTTGACGCTCTGGCTCAACACCAGTCAGAGCAAACAGTTGAGCTTTGAACAATATAGGATCTTCATCGGTGTTAACATCGATATCCGTAAAGAGTTCTCGTCCCCATTTTACTTTTACTGTAAATAATCGAATAAGTTTTTGCGTCAGAAAACATCTAATATGCACCTTTAAAAGAAGGCATCGTAAACTCCTAGCTAAAATTCAAAGTCATACTAATTAAGAGAGGGATGTGTGAAGCAACGATATATCTGAAAAAGCAAATGGAAGAGTAAAAAAAACATCGTCTGCGTGGGAACGTTGAAAATGGTATTCGATACACGTCAAACACAGTTGTCGCAACCTTTAATTCATATATACGAAAACTGTTTATACCAGGGCCACGTTTTACGCTATTGCGTTTTGGCGAAAACGCCGCTTTATTTTACATACGATAAGCATAGGGGCGTAGTGGTGGCATAAAGTTGTGTACTTTTGCTCTTTAAAGCCCATTCGTGGAATACCCAATCCTCTTTTCCATTTCTTGTATTTTATGGAAAATATTAGAGTGAGCCGAGTCCCCTTAATGTGATTATTTGTCACCTCATAGAGTtacaatttatatatgtacacatatGTCTAATTTATACAATGAAAACGGTTTGTGTGCATTTTAATTTATAGTTACATACTAATTTCTGGCATTAACAATACTTTTTTTACATTCCAGTCATCACGCATACTGAAATACACGTTAGAGAAAGATGTGCAATGGACAAATTATTGCGTATCACTTCTATCTAAGTATTCATTCTTTAAGTCTTTAAAGATAAACTGTAAATTTCTAGAAATATCCTGTGATGGTATTGCCTGGTTGATTACTTGGACTGCTTTCATATGGATAATGAATTCAAAAGCATTACTTCAAATGCAAGTAAATATGCTTGTAGGACTTATACTTGATATTGTCGTCGTAGCCGTGATAAAGTCATTCGTGCGCCGAAGAAGACCGGTAGCAATAAAAGATACGTTGGTAATAGGACCCGATAAATTTAGTTTTCCCTCTGGCCACGCATCTAGAGCATTTTATGTACTTATATTTTTTACAAAATTATATTCTCtgaattttgtatttttaatgCCTCTTACGGCTTGGGCTGTAAGCGTAGCTCTATCACGACTGATTTTACAGCGTCATTACATATTGGACATTTTCGCTGGAGCAATCATTGGAGTTCTTGAAGCAAGATTTCTTGAATTCATTTGGATCAGTGAAACATTTGCTATAAATATTGCTGGTCTTGTGTCTGGTTCAGAAgaaatataaaattaacatttttttgggcaaatatGTAATAAAGACACGCGTTAACGTAAATACACTTATCGtattttatatatgtatacttcACTTGTAAATAgaaatatgtatgtgcatactATGTGTTGTATGTACACATATTTAGCTCCAAAGTAATAAAAGAGTTTATTAGTTTTCCTAATCATAGGCAAATAGCTTTATCTACAGCATATGTTTCTTAAAAGCACTCTCAATTGTACGATTTGAATACAAAGATTATAAACACGAAGTCAGTAGAAAATGTGCcttgaaataaatttattaccCTCCTAATTGGAGtttcaaaccaaaaacaaTATAATAGTAAGATGAGTAACATGCAGTCACTCAAAAATAGTCAGCGTTGAATACATTCAGCTCATTCGGATCACTTTTATTCGTAGGGTGTAAATTGCTTTTCTCATACTCATAAAAGAGGTTTAGAACGTTGAATAAACTCAGAATAAACTAGGATGAGTGATTTAAAATCAGCAGCTCAATCAACTGTGTATCCGTCAACGCAAAGATTCAGGTGATTTTCATGTGTGGACGTTTTAGCAATTACCCTATTACCTGGTGAGTACCTGTACAAGCCTGTACTTGCGCAAAGCAGCTGATTTGCAAGCCGAAAACATTTCCAGGCAATTTTTAAGGCCACTGAATTTTGTGTCGGGCATTCGAAAATCCTTTTACGCTTGAACAAGTATGATAATAAAATTGCAAAATTAATATGCATTAGCTTAGCTAAATCaatgaaaatatatattaCTAGTGGGCAAGCCCCATGCACACTCGCTTTGCCAGTCTCGCCAACCCACATCTCACTTGCTtgagcaacaaaaaaatatctTGCATAGAATGCGATTTATCAAGAATTAAAATGTCGGTCATTTGTATCTGTGAGATACAGTTCTATCTGTAATATACATTTGTATCTGCAAATACATTTATATCTACTGGATATATTTCTATCTGTGAGATTCATTTGCATCTGTGACATACATTTGTATctgtaaaaataaaatttaggACAACGAACAGTTTTAAACAAAAGATAGATGTATTAACTAATTGATATATCAAATTATCAATATTAACGTCGGAGTAGGCAGATTTGGCATTGCTATTCCTATGGACTATCGTCAATCGCCAACGTCTGTACTACACGGCCAATGTACATAGCCAGCAATCCAAACGCTCACAAATGGCATCGCGTACGAGTCAAATGCGAGACTTAACCCGCATGATAGCTTTATGGGAAAATCATGCAGTTAGAGCGAGAGAAATATATGCATAAGGCTTGCGAATTGAGCTGGGAGCAGCGCGACCTTAGAGATTATCGATTGTTACATTGTTCAGATccaatttttataatttaacACGCTGTGCGAGTTGGAAAACATAATTTTGTCCCAAATACTACGCTGCTCTTCGACTGATAACTGGGAGACGTGACTAGAGGCGGGTACCAACACTTTGTACCAAAGTCTAATGTCATACGGCCATAAGTATTGATGAACGAAGAAATCAAATCGACATACATATCGTAAATTGGAAAGCTAACATTTAAGCATACTTGAAACCGGGAGAAGTTTTTTCATAAGTTTATATTTAGTACCAAAGAGTCATCGAAGAAGTAAACTGGTTTCTTTATTAGGCCACATACTTGATATTTGTACTAATAATGTTGAATTTAAGCATGGTGTTAAAATACTATTTTTCTGCTGCAGCTATTGCTATATTTTTGTGGTCTCCCGTACTGAGTCAGAATGTTAGGGGAAAGTTTGTTGAAAATCCGAAGCAGCTCTCGCTTAGCCCAGGAGATGACATAAATACCCCAAGCTTTGTCAGAATTGTGTTGATGCGTTTAATATATGGCATTGCATCCAGCATGGGAATTGAAGATCGGCTTGAAGAAACATTTAATGGCGCTTTCGTACCTCCAAACGCCGAAGATGCCTTTGGATTTGATGAATAAAGATTATGCATTTATAGTATGTTTAGACTAAGTTATAATGATCACAAATGATAATGACCAAACAAATAAAGACTATGATAGCCCCTTCTGTAACATTTTGGTTGCATGGTCggcaaaaaaaatatattagcATTTAATAGAGTGATTACAAGCCATACAATGAAATGACAATATCAAAGTGATAAAAACCACAAAGATCTGTGtaaaattataaattaatAATAGAAAAATCACAATAGAACATCTGCTAAAATTCGGTTTATCCTCCCAAGCAACtcaaacaaaaatattttttaacaATAATCATATTTCATTACCATACAGCCCCTCTCCATAAAGTTCCTAAagtaaaaaaatatttaaacaaatatttattttagtcTAAAACATATTAAGTAAATACAGTAATACAAAAAAGAATAAATATAGCCGAAGGTCATTGTTGACATCTTAAGTTAGTTAACTATTTCTGAACTGCAAATAAATAAAGTATATATCAAAGTTATTTCGTGTTGATTTTGACATCACTTGGCATTCTGATAAGAGGAAAACGAAATGAATTCGAATTACtcgaattattattatttttttttttcatgtggaaaatttgtattttattgtaaacaagtttactgctacctttcgtggcaacttaatctagttttacatttaaggggaaaaacaattgatcacaggagatacatacttaaacttaatgttacatatatggagtaggtacatacattatttagaatatttacaaaaagttaatgagatgttataggagggatctagtagggagatccagtggatgactccttttgagtcttcttttccttaacgggttaattagacgtctggctagcgcattagggtgaccaccaagtcgttgcaagtaccttgctgcatgtaattgtataacatcgcccactttgggaacctttaggtccctctcgatgtcgctgtttcgtatgtaccatggagcattgcatatgcgtcgtagaatttttgactgagcaactctaattttatttaagttggtttttgacgcgatgccgtaaacttgaagtgcgtatttccatatggggctgaggatggacttgtatatcgtgactttgctgtacagcgatagcttatttcttggtgcaagtagccacgccatctttcccgctttcgccatcacagactgtcgaaccatGGTAGTATGGGTTTTGAAATTTAGTGACCTGTCGAGTACAACACCCAGGTATTTGTACGAGCTCTTGTGCGTAAGTGTGGAGCCCAGCATAATAATGCCTCCGCAAGAAAGTGTTCTAGTAGCAAAAGTAACATTAgcacatttgctgctgttgatgcctatgttccatttctgagcccagacctcaaagctgctcacatattgttgcagagcttccgtagctagatttatgcttggacttctggtcagcactgcagtgtcatccgcgtaggttgctatcaacacatcgtcctcgtccaacCCAGTTATTACCCTTGAGGAAGGCATATCGGCTGTATATAGGGTATATAACGTTGGTCTAAGAACGCTGCCTTGTGGGACGCCTGCACAGATTTGGGGCTTCGATGATTTTGCTCCATTTACAACAACTCTAAAACTTCTGTCCATTAGAAAGCTACTCACCAGCTGGAATAGCTGCGGCGGCAATATGTTTCTCAGCTTAAAGAGGAGGCCATCATGCCACACCCTGTCAAACGCTTGTTGAATGTCCATAAACACAGCTACcgaatacattttttgctccattgcatcaagcgcgaagttGACCACTCGATGAAGTTGTTCTGGCGTGCCGTGACCTTGTCTAAAtccaaactgccactttggaatTCTTTTCTTTACAGGTTCAAGCTGCATGATGCGGTTCAGTATCATTCTTTCCGCCATCTTCCCTAGCGCTGAGAGCAGGCTAATTGGTCTGTAGCCATCGacttctgtgtgttgtttttctggCTTAGGTACCATGGAGATTAGCGCCATCTTCCAGCAGGTAGGAAAGTGTCCTATCCTAAGAATGCTGTTGAGGAGCAGCACTATAAATAGCAGCGCTTTTTTAGGCAGAAGTTTTAAAGTCCTGTTGTCCAGCAGGTCCTCACCAGGGGATTTTTTGGCCTTCAGCTTCTTAATTTGCTGCACCACCTCTTGAAATGTGACTGGGCTTGCTGGCAAGGACATTTGAAATGGCATTTCCAATTGTAGCTCGACGGCCCTTCGTGTAACAGCAGACGTAAGATTAAATGGCTTAAATCTTTGCTCTAAACTGTCTGCGAAGATATCAGCCTTTTGCTGACTGGAGTAGCACCAACCGCCTGCTGGATTTTTAATTGGCGATTTAGGCATGACTACTCTTTTAAATCGGCTTGTAAGCTTCCAGAGAGTATAGTTGAAAGATGCATCGGGGCCAGCTTTTTCTAAAATGTTATCAATGCTCGTCTGCTTGACTTTTGCAAGAACCTTTTGCAAACGGTTTGATAGTCTCAAGTAGATTTGATGAACTCGAGTATCACCCGTTCTCGCATACTctcttcttactcttcttttcAGGCGCAGGAGAGCTACGGCACTTGGGGGAACTCGAATTATTGTGTGCCCTTTTTGTGTACATATGAACCAGAGCACTTTGTGTTATAATTTTTAAACTATCTAGGCTTCgaataaaaatcaaaactATACTGATCGACATTTATTCAAACTTAAATTTGtaagttttcttttattatttgtTCTCATCAAAGAAAACGAAGTTTCCACAACCAGTGGCTGACCTACGGGCCCAAACATTTCCATGTCCTCATCCATGCCTAACTCTATCTTGCAGGTTTTTCATTTCAAGCTCAGTAGTTGACATACCAGACATACTTAAATATGTATTTCATTGGACCCATTCATTcgaattttataatttttttctAACTGTTGCCATCGATATGTTTACAATgctccgtttttcatttacttttgtGTTTCGTTTTCAgccaaaacgtttcgttttcgttttaggGCTCTCCAGTTTTCACATATTATTGCTGTTTGCACCAAAAAGAAAATTGTTGTTGCCCTGGCCAATTTTTTTCCGAGCCAAATTTGAGGTTgggttaaaataaaattatttataaagaaagcaaaagttaaattaccctgatataggtgtcaagtttatgttaatgcatcaataagtcatctatttttttccttttgcaattaagCTTCGTTTCGTTGTATAAAAAACCGTTTACTTTTAATTTCGTcaacgaaaatgttttcgttttgaaaacgaaTAAATCTTGCGGAATGTGAAAACGGGACCCCCAATTTATGTGTattcaaaagtaaatcggaaaacttttgtgaatgtgaaaaacggagcctggctGATTATCATCGTTtctggcaaacaaaaacagcagcgTTTCGCAAAAATATAATTGCTTGATTTTTAGCAAAATGTCGGCCGAAAGTGCGCGATTAAGAAGACAAAGACATGTTAAATTCAACAGCGGTGCATGTAACAGCATgcaaaatgaaaattaaatttataaaTGTGGCGGGAAATAGCTGTCTTTAACAATCGTAGGTATTACGCACAAATTTATATCTTTCCAACGTTCCGATAACCAAATCAGGCTGAGTCAGCTGTTAAACGAAAAGACGAAGTGTTGTTGCCCTGATCAATTATTTCAGAGCAATATTTAATTGGGTTAAAAAAAAATGGATAAAAAAGTCACAAACTGCATAGACgcttgatcagcattaatAGTCGAGTCGATACAgctatgtctgtctgtccgtcggtGTTGTTGGTcgcctagttctcagagaCAACACGTGGTTTTACAACCGAATTTGGTCTGTACACCGGACCTGTTCCTGTAACACTAAGTCAAATTGCACACTATATGAGCAAAGATAACACACTGGACGTTGGAACATAATGTGAATAATTGGAGCATCAGTATAATCATTAATTTCACACAAAATTTGTCACGGCTTATAATTTCAATGaaattattatatatttagaATTATAATTCATTATAATTTAGAACCTGAAAAAAGCTAGACGGCAAGCTTTTAACTTGAGACGGGATTAAAACAAATGAAATCATAAATTATGGTGACGCAGATAAATCGGAAATTAAATAACCTTTCATTTACTGTAAGACACTCTATGAGTGAAATATTTTTTAGAGGTGTGTTCAGTCAAATCTCTAGCCATGGTGGTAGAGAACTAGAAACCAGCCGAGGGACCCTTCTGTATCTCTACTTAAGTCAGTTGGAATTCTGTTAGAACGGATTTCTGTAGCACCCTGATATAAAAAGTaaccatacatacatattttcaGAATTTATGTCAGAAAGCCAAAAACTCTCGAAACGATCAGACGTTCTAAGAAGGTTTACTGTAGTTTATAAAAGCTTAAAAGATAAGAGATATCTTGGTGAAGATTTTTAGTTCTCCTGCCATAATCTTGCAAACGGACCGGAAAGATAGTCTGTGTCTTCATAGAAAATATAAGCTATATTTCGAAATAGAAATGATActgtttgtttttattgtcTCTACATGTTTTCTACCGCACGTTTATAATGGATATTCTAGGCCTTCCTATCAAGTGCACTTACACAGCAAAAATAACTCAGGATATTTACTTGACAATATATGCTATGGAAATATTCTGCAAAGTCATATTGTCTTAACCGCAGCGTCATGTTTATTAGCTGTTTCTGAATTCCCATACAAGACAAAACTCATTCAATTTGATAAAATATTTGTATCCTTTAAAAGTGAAGACATGAATgatttaattgtttttgttaGCAGCATTCATGTTTATCCTAAATTTGATTATTTTACTTTGGATCATGACATAGCTCTGGTAAATCTTAGTTCGCCCCTACCATTGTCACTGCGTGATGACGTCAACTGGATTTTATTGCCgaaattaataataaatacGGAGTCTTTCTTGGAAGAAGACACTAATGTGAGTATACATATttcaaaaaatataaattacGATATGCGACAGTCATTTTGTACTTTGCACGAAACAGAAATAAGGTTTTAAGTTAAGGTTACAAGTTGTAACAGTTGTCCAAGCTGATATGTGCATTAAAGCAATGATGAAAATCgtattattaataaatattatttacaaattttatttaatatataaattaaattctaatttaatattaaaattttgaaaatttgTAATTACATATTTTTACAGATATGGAGGAACTCCTATACCGAAAACAAATTAAGAGGATATGGTGTACTATCTGCAAATAATTTAGTGGCAATTGTAACACTTGCTCCCCGTATAGATAAACTGCGTGAtaaaaatgaaacaaatattTTCGATGGATATAAAAATCGGATAACCCTTCTTTTTCCATATTTGAGTTGGATATTTGAAATCTTAGAAGAAGCTGAGATCACAGATATCCAAACCGGCATTTCTACGAATTCACTACCATATACCGAAAGGAAGAACGCTGAAATGGGTAAGGTTATGAACAAATAaaaagattaaatacgaatacTTTTTAGTTCCCTAGCATAAATCAACAGAATTTTATACATTTTTGTGTAGGTTTGTGCTCTTCATGAAAGAATCTTAAAAACTCTGGGACTGTCGCTTAATAAATTGTGTAAACTCTTTAGAGATAAGATGTAATCAGATGTAATTCAGAAAAAGTTAGGAAAACTATATCCTAGAATGGGTGAGACGCTACAAGAACTTAAATACGTGCCTCGTAAAGTCAATAAATATTAAAGAGAGTCGAGGCAAGGCTTCTGGGAAATCGGACAATTATTGTCCAAAACGAGAAGTTATCAGAGCTAGGAAATAACTATTGACACTTTCGGGGTGTCCGAAAAACAACCCGCATTTAAAGATAATTTGAATCAAATGGCAGAAAAGTACCCATCAAATCAGTTTTTCATCAATTTGCTCAAGCAAGACGGATTTTTACATTTCTCTTCTATTACTGATTTTACTGCGTATGCGAACGACAAAACTGTCCCTACAAGATTttattgtgagacacgatA
The sequence above is a segment of the Drosophila miranda strain MSH22 chromosome 4, D.miranda_PacBio2.1, whole genome shotgun sequence genome. Coding sequences within it:
- the LOC108161329 gene encoding uncharacterized protein LOC108161329 isoform X2, whose amino-acid sequence is MILFVFIVSTCFLPHVYNGYSRPSYQVHLHSKNNSGYLLDNICYGNILQSHIVLTAASCLLAVSEFPYKTKLIQFDKIFVSFKSEDMNDLIVFVSSIHVYPKFDYFTLDHDIALVNLSSPLPLSLRDDVNWILLPKLIINTESFLEEDTNIWRNSYTENKLRGYGVLSANNLVAIVTLAPRIDKLRDKNETNIFDGYKNRITLLFPYLSWIFEILEEAEITDIQTGISTNSLPYTERKNAEMGLCSS
- the LOC108161334 gene encoding phospholipid phosphatase 6, which produces MKTSSRILKYTLEKDVQWTNYCVSLLSKYSFFKSLKINCKFLEISCDGIAWLITWTAFIWIMNSKALLQMQVNMLVGLILDIVVVAVIKSFVRRRRPVAIKDTLVIGPDKFSFPSGHASRAFYVLIFFTKLYSLNFVFLMPLTAWAVSVALSRLILQRHYILDIFAGAIIGVLEARFLEFIWISETFAINIAGLVSGSEEI
- the LOC108161329 gene encoding uncharacterized protein LOC108161329 isoform X1, which translates into the protein MILFVFIVSTCFLPHVYNGYSRPSYQVHLHSKNNSGYLLDNICYGNILQSHIVLTAASCLLAVSEFPYKTKLIQFDKIFVSFKSEDMNDLIVFVSSIHVYPKFDYFTLDHDIALVNLSSPLPLSLRDDVNWILLPKLIINTESFLEEDTNIWRNSYTENKLRGYGVLSANNLVAIVTLAPRIDKLRDKNETNIFDGYKNRITLLFPYLSWIFEILEEAEITDIQTGISTNSLPYTERKNAEMVRQYEVSGSFISAAHPCNVTGIVTLILALHFLHFLN